In Blautia sp. SC05B48, a single genomic region encodes these proteins:
- the sigK gene encoding RNA polymerase sporulation sigma factor SigK codes for MKTFLKPLSFAEEQFYLLQLQRGDPEAKNILIEHNLRLVAHVAKKYQGCDEDQDDLISIGTIGLIKAISTFDPSRTSKLSTYAARCIDNELLMMFRARRKRSREVSLYEPIGTDREGNEISLLDIIESPPVDVVDDCFKKDSISYLLRYIRTVLSPKEYQVICCRYGLNGQEPLTQREIAENLSISRSYVSRIEKNALRKLRTLFPENQ; via the coding sequence TTGAAAACCTTTCTGAAACCGCTTTCTTTTGCGGAAGAGCAGTTCTATCTTCTACAGCTCCAAAGGGGCGATCCGGAAGCAAAAAATATCCTTATCGAACACAATCTCCGCCTCGTAGCACATGTTGCAAAAAAATATCAGGGATGTGACGAGGATCAGGATGATCTGATCTCCATAGGCACCATAGGTCTGATCAAAGCCATTTCCACCTTTGATCCCAGCCGGACTTCCAAGCTTTCTACTTATGCTGCACGGTGCATTGACAATGAACTTCTCATGATGTTCCGTGCCCGCAGGAAACGTTCCAGAGAAGTTTCTCTCTATGAACCCATCGGCACAGACCGGGAAGGCAACGAGATCAGCCTTCTCGATATCATTGAAAGTCCACCCGTTGATGTTGTGGATGATTGTTTCAAAAAGGACAGCATTTCCTATCTTCTCCGTTATATCCGGACAGTACTCTCCCCAAAGGAATACCAGGTGATCTGCTGCCGCTACGGTTTGAATGGCCAGGAGCCACTGACCCAGCGAGAGATTGCTGAAAATCTCTCCATCAGCCGCTCCTATGTATCCCGTATCGAAAAGAACGCTCTTCGAAAACTCCGTACTCTTTTTCCTGAAAATCAGTAA
- a CDS encoding YlbF family regulator: MDEISMEIEKLLDAVHRSDEYQEYQKQAAQLEADPELKARVMRFRGDNFRLQNHSDKDELFHIAEQLNQESASLRQNLKVNAYLDAELALCRLMQRICRTLVDGIDIQIPDL; this comes from the coding sequence ATGGATGAGATCAGCATGGAGATCGAGAAGCTTCTCGATGCTGTGCACAGAAGCGATGAATATCAGGAATATCAGAAACAGGCAGCCCAGCTTGAAGCGGATCCTGAGCTGAAAGCCAGAGTGATGAGATTCCGTGGAGATAATTTCAGACTGCAGAATCATTCAGACAAGGATGAGCTGTTCCATATTGCGGAACAGCTCAATCAGGAGTCTGCAAGTCTGAGACAGAACCTGAAAGTAAATGCCTATCTCGACGCAGAGCTTGCGCTGTGCAGACTGATGCAGCGGATATGCAGGACGCTGGTGGACGGGATCGACATACAGATTCCTGACTTATAG
- a CDS encoding IreB family regulatory phosphoprotein, translating to MAENNLGNTQYFRTKPDQELQVKEVLDLVYNAMDEKGYNPVNQIVGYIMSGDPTYITSHKGARSMIMKVERDELVEELLTEYIKNKSWER from the coding sequence ATGGCAGAGAATAATCTGGGAAATACACAGTATTTCAGAACAAAACCGGATCAGGAGCTTCAGGTAAAAGAAGTCCTGGATCTGGTGTACAATGCAATGGATGAGAAGGGCTACAATCCGGTGAATCAGATCGTAGGATATATTATGTCCGGAGACCCGACCTACATCACAAGCCACAAGGGTGCGAGAAGCATGATCATGAAGGTGGAGCGTGATGAGCTGGTAGAGGAGCTTCTCACCGAGTATATCAAGAATAAGTCCTGGGAACGGTAA
- a CDS encoding DUF1292 domain-containing protein — translation MEKIIFQSDDGTAAEFYVEEQTNIAGVTYLLVSDSQDEEADAYILKDISAPGSTEACYEMVEDDDELQAVYAVFQQMLDDVNFEWRSDF, via the coding sequence ATGGAAAAAATAATATTTCAGTCAGACGACGGCACAGCTGCTGAGTTTTACGTAGAGGAGCAGACCAATATTGCGGGTGTGACTTATCTTTTGGTGTCCGATTCACAGGATGAGGAAGCAGACGCATATATTCTGAAGGATATTTCAGCTCCGGGAAGCACAGAAGCCTGTTATGAGATGGTCGAGGATGATGACGAACTTCAGGCTGTATATGCAGTTTTTCAGCAGATGCTGGATGACGTGAATTTTGAATGGAGGAGCGATTTTTGA
- the mtaB gene encoding tRNA (N(6)-L-threonylcarbamoyladenosine(37)-C(2))-methylthiotransferase MtaB, whose protein sequence is MGNKVALHNLGCKVNAYEIEAMQQLLEEAGYEIVPFEPGADIYVINTCTVTNIADRKSRQMLHKAKKMNPEAIVVATGCYVQTGGEKLEKDEAIDLVLGNNQKINIVEALAEYAENKPGHGSHVIKINQTKEYEELSIDRTAEHVRAYIKVQDGCNQFCTYCIIPYARGRVRSRNIESVLKEVRALAEKGYKEVVLTGIHLSSYGVDFPEEKKETLLSLIRAVHEIEGIRRIRLGSLEPGIVTREFAEGIAALPKVCPHFHLSLQSGCDETLERMNRRYRSGEYRERCELLREVYGNPALTTDVIVGFPQESEEEFRKSYDFVDSIRFYETHIFKYSRRQGTKAAAMDGQLTEAEKSFRSEKMIELHHRHAGDYEKSMLGKNLEVLIEEEYTKDGRTWYLGHSREYIKTAVPKSEAYGVNDIVIVKAEGFLEEHIMTGEAVE, encoded by the coding sequence ATGGGAAATAAAGTTGCATTACACAACCTGGGCTGCAAAGTAAATGCCTATGAGATCGAGGCCATGCAGCAGCTTCTGGAGGAGGCGGGATATGAGATCGTGCCTTTTGAGCCGGGAGCGGATATTTATGTGATCAATACCTGCACAGTAACCAATATTGCAGACAGAAAATCAAGACAGATGCTCCACAAAGCAAAAAAAATGAATCCGGAAGCGATCGTGGTGGCAACGGGCTGTTATGTACAGACCGGTGGCGAGAAACTGGAAAAAGACGAAGCCATTGATCTTGTTCTAGGAAATAACCAGAAGATCAATATTGTGGAGGCACTGGCCGAATATGCGGAAAATAAACCGGGCCATGGTTCCCATGTGATCAAGATCAATCAGACAAAAGAGTATGAGGAACTTTCCATTGATCGTACTGCAGAACATGTAAGGGCATATATCAAGGTTCAGGACGGATGCAATCAGTTCTGTACGTACTGTATCATTCCCTATGCAAGAGGTCGTGTCAGAAGCCGGAATATTGAAAGTGTGCTGAAGGAGGTCCGTGCACTTGCGGAAAAAGGGTATAAGGAAGTGGTCCTTACAGGAATCCATTTAAGCTCCTATGGAGTGGATTTCCCGGAGGAGAAAAAAGAGACACTGCTTTCTCTGATCCGTGCTGTGCATGAGATCGAAGGGATCAGGCGTATCCGTCTGGGATCGCTGGAACCGGGAATCGTTACAAGAGAATTTGCGGAAGGGATCGCGGCGCTGCCGAAGGTATGCCCGCATTTCCATCTTTCCCTGCAGAGTGGCTGTGATGAGACCCTGGAGAGGATGAACCGCAGATACAGAAGCGGGGAATACAGAGAGCGCTGTGAGCTTTTAAGAGAAGTGTATGGAAATCCGGCACTGACAACGGATGTGATCGTAGGCTTTCCGCAGGAATCGGAGGAAGAATTCCGGAAATCCTATGATTTTGTGGACAGCATCCGTTTTTACGAGACTCATATCTTCAAATATTCCAGAAGACAGGGAACAAAGGCGGCTGCCATGGACGGACAGCTGACAGAGGCGGAGAAATCCTTCCGCAGTGAGAAGATGATCGAGTTGCATCATCGTCATGCAGGGGATTATGAGAAATCCATGCTTGGCAAAAACCTGGAGGTACTGATCGAGGAAGAGTATACAAAGGATGGACGGACCTGGTATCTGGGACACAGCCGGGAGTATATAAAAACTGCTGTACCGAAATCGGAAGCTTATGGCGTAAATGATATCGTAATCGTAAAGGCAGAAGGCTTTCTTGAAGAGCATATCATGACCGGTGAAGCCGTGGAGTGA
- a CDS encoding ribonuclease J, protein MIPLGGLEQIGMNITAFEYGDSIVVVDCGLSFPEDDMLGIDLVIPDVTYLKENISKVKGFVITHGHEDHIGALPYVLKEINVPIYATKLTLGLIRNKLKEHNLMRSTKLKEVKHGQVINLGDFAVEFIKTNHSIQDASALAIYSPVGIVIHTGDFKVDYTPVFGDAIDLQRFAEIGKKGVLALMCESTNAERPGFTMSERTVGHVFDNLFNEYRTSRIIIATFASNVDRVQQIINTAYRFGRKVAVEGRSMVNVISVASELGYLQIPENTLIEIDQVKNYPDDKVVLITTGSQGESMAALSRMAANIHKKITIKPNDTIIFSSNPIPGNEKAVSKVINELSMKGAKVIFQDVHVSGHACQEEIKLIYSLVKPKYAIPIHGEYRHLTAQKHIVEDLGIPKENIFILSSGNVLELDGQDAKVTGSVHTGAIFVDGLGVGDVGNIVLRDRQHLSEDGIMIVVMTLERHSNVVLAGPDIVSRGFVYVRESEDLMEHARQVVETALDSCLENNITDWGKIKTEVKDALGEYLWKRTKRNPMILPIIMEA, encoded by the coding sequence ATCATACCACTTGGCGGTCTGGAGCAGATCGGAATGAACATTACCGCTTTTGAGTATGGCGACAGTATTGTAGTTGTAGACTGTGGTCTTTCTTTCCCTGAGGACGATATGTTGGGAATCGATCTGGTCATTCCGGATGTAACATACCTTAAGGAAAATATTTCCAAGGTGAAGGGATTTGTGATCACTCATGGACATGAGGATCATATCGGAGCTCTTCCGTATGTGTTGAAAGAGATCAATGTTCCGATCTATGCTACCAAGCTGACACTGGGACTGATCCGCAACAAACTGAAAGAGCATAACCTTATGCGTTCTACCAAATTGAAAGAGGTAAAACACGGGCAGGTGATCAATCTTGGGGATTTCGCTGTGGAATTTATCAAAACGAATCACAGTATCCAGGATGCATCCGCACTTGCTATTTATTCACCGGTGGGAATCGTGATACACACAGGAGACTTTAAAGTTGATTATACACCGGTATTTGGAGATGCCATAGATCTGCAGCGTTTTGCAGAGATCGGCAAGAAGGGTGTGCTTGCACTGATGTGTGAGAGTACCAATGCAGAGAGACCGGGATTTACAATGTCCGAGCGTACAGTGGGACATGTATTTGATAATCTTTTTAATGAGTACCGGACATCCAGGATCATCATTGCAACCTTTGCATCCAACGTGGATCGTGTGCAGCAGATCATTAATACTGCATACCGGTTCGGAAGAAAGGTTGCTGTGGAAGGCCGCAGTATGGTCAATGTTATTTCCGTAGCGTCAGAGCTTGGCTATCTGCAGATCCCGGAGAACACACTGATCGAGATCGATCAGGTGAAGAATTATCCGGACGACAAGGTGGTTCTGATCACAACCGGAAGCCAGGGTGAGTCCATGGCGGCACTTTCCCGTATGGCAGCCAATATCCATAAGAAGATCACGATCAAGCCTAACGATACCATCATTTTCAGCTCCAATCCGATCCCCGGAAATGAAAAGGCAGTTTCCAAGGTCATCAACGAACTGTCTATGAAGGGAGCCAAGGTTATTTTCCAGGATGTCCATGTTTCCGGACATGCCTGCCAGGAGGAGATCAAGCTGATCTACTCCCTCGTAAAACCGAAATATGCCATTCCAATCCATGGTGAGTACCGTCATCTGACTGCACAGAAACACATTGTGGAAGATCTGGGAATCCCGAAGGAGAATATTTTTATCCTTTCTTCCGGAAATGTTCTGGAGTTGGACGGACAGGATGCCAAGGTGACAGGAAGCGTTCATACAGGTGCGATCTTCGTAGACGGACTTGGCGTTGGCGATGTGGGAAATATCGTACTCCGTGACCGTCAGCACCTGTCTGAAGATGGAATCATGATCGTAGTTATGACACTGGAGCGCCACAGTAATGTAGTTCTCGCAGGTCCGGATATCGTTTCCAGAGGTTTTGTGTATGTAAGAGAATCTGAGGATCTTATGGAGCATGCCAGACAGGTTGTGGAAACTGCACTGGATTCCTGCCTGGAGAACAATATCACGGACTGGGGCAAGATCAAAACCGAGGTCAAGGATGCCCTTGGAGAGTATCTGTGGAAACGGACCAAGAGAAATCCTATGATCCTGCCTATCATTATGGAGGCGTAG
- a CDS encoding HPr family phosphocarrier protein, whose protein sequence is MKTAKISLNSIDKVKAFVNEISKFDCDFDLVSGRYVIDAKSIMGIFSLDLSKPIDLNIHADGAALDNVMQIISKYTID, encoded by the coding sequence ATGAAAACAGCTAAAATCTCACTGAATTCCATCGATAAGGTGAAAGCATTCGTAAACGAGATCAGCAAATTCGACTGCGATTTTGATTTAGTATCCGGAAGATATGTGATCGATGCAAAATCCATCATGGGTATCTTCAGCCTGGATCTTTCCAAGCCGATCGACCTCAACATCCATGCAGATGGCGCTGCTCTGGATAACGTAATGCAGATTATTTCCAAATATACAATCGACTAA
- the ruvX gene encoding Holliday junction resolvase RuvX, which yields MRVLGLDYGSKTVGVAVSDPLGLTAQGVETVWRKQENKLRRTLARIEEIISEYQVTEIVLGYPKNMNNTVGERAEKSLEFKEMLEKRTGLPVVMWDERLTTMAADRTLEETGVHKEDRKQYLDQVAAVFILQGYLDAAAYRREQQ from the coding sequence ATGAGAGTACTGGGACTGGACTATGGCTCGAAGACCGTTGGGGTTGCAGTGAGCGATCCCCTTGGCCTGACAGCCCAAGGTGTGGAAACCGTATGGCGCAAGCAGGAAAACAAGCTTCGTCGTACTCTGGCACGTATTGAAGAGATCATTTCGGAGTATCAGGTTACGGAGATCGTTCTGGGATACCCGAAAAACATGAACAATACAGTAGGAGAGCGGGCCGAGAAATCTCTGGAGTTTAAGGAAATGCTGGAGAAACGTACGGGTCTGCCTGTTGTTATGTGGGATGAGAGACTGACTACCATGGCGGCAGACCGTACTCTGGAGGAGACCGGTGTGCATAAGGAAGACCGTAAACAGTATCTGGATCAGGTAGCAGCAGTCTTTATCCTGCAGGGATATCTGGATGCTGCCGCATACAGAAGAGAGCAGCAGTAA
- a CDS encoding peptidase U32 family protein, whose translation MKRPELLVPASSLEVLKVAVIYGADAVYIGGEAFGLRAKAKNFSKEDMCEGIAFAHSHGVKVYVTVNILAHNRDLEGVREYLQELKEIGPDALIIADPGIFMYAKEICPEIERHISTQANNTNYETYRFWYNLGAKRVVSARELSLEEIREIRAHIPEDMEIETFIHGAMCISYSGRCLLSNFMAGRDANQGACTHPCRWKYSVVEEKRPGEYMPVFENERGTFIFNSKDLCMVEHMEDILTSGIDSLKIEGRMKTALYVATVARTYRKAIDDCMESPEKYHANMPWYQEQISNCTYRQFTTGFFYGKPDENTQIYDSNTYVREYTYLGFAEEIDERGLARLTQRNKFSVGETIEIMKPDGRNIPVTVEAIYNEEGEAMESAPHAQQRIYVKLTEMPEVFDILRRGE comes from the coding sequence ATGAAACGACCAGAACTATTGGTTCCGGCGAGCAGCCTTGAGGTTTTAAAGGTTGCCGTCATATATGGTGCAGATGCTGTTTACATCGGCGGAGAAGCTTTTGGACTTCGTGCAAAGGCTAAGAATTTTTCAAAAGAAGATATGTGTGAGGGAATCGCATTTGCCCATTCCCATGGTGTAAAGGTTTATGTGACAGTAAACATCCTGGCGCATAACCGTGATCTTGAGGGTGTAAGGGAATATCTTCAGGAACTGAAGGAGATCGGACCGGACGCACTGATCATCGCAGATCCGGGAATCTTTATGTATGCAAAGGAAATCTGCCCGGAGATCGAGCGTCACATCAGTACACAGGCAAATAATACCAATTATGAGACTTACCGTTTCTGGTATAACCTTGGTGCCAAACGTGTGGTAAGTGCAAGAGAGCTTTCTCTGGAAGAGATCCGGGAGATCCGGGCACATATTCCGGAGGATATGGAGATTGAAACGTTTATTCACGGCGCCATGTGCATTTCCTATTCCGGAAGATGTCTTCTCAGTAACTTTATGGCAGGAAGAGATGCCAATCAGGGAGCCTGTACCCATCCCTGCAGATGGAAATATTCTGTTGTGGAGGAGAAGCGTCCGGGAGAATACATGCCGGTATTTGAAAATGAGAGAGGAACTTTTATTTTTAATTCCAAGGATCTCTGTATGGTAGAACATATGGAAGATATCCTTACAAGCGGTATTGACAGCCTGAAGATCGAAGGACGTATGAAAACAGCTCTTTATGTGGCAACAGTGGCAAGAACCTACCGCAAAGCCATTGACGACTGTATGGAAAGTCCGGAAAAATATCATGCAAATATGCCGTGGTATCAGGAGCAGATCTCAAACTGTACCTACCGTCAGTTTACCACCGGATTTTTTTACGGAAAGCCGGATGAGAATACCCAGATCTATGACAGCAACACATATGTAAGAGAATACACATATCTTGGATTTGCAGAAGAGATCGATGAGAGAGGTCTGGCAAGACTGACACAGAGAAACAAGTTTTCTGTAGGAGAGACCATCGAGATCATGAAACCGGACGGAAGGAATATTCCGGTCACAGTGGAAGCCATTTATAATGAAGAGGGCGAAGCTATGGAGAGTGCACCACATGCTCAGCAGAGGATCTATGTGAAACTGACTGAGATGCCGGAGGTATTTGATATTCTCCGAAGAGGTGAATGA
- the thiI gene encoding tRNA uracil 4-sulfurtransferase ThiI, with amino-acid sequence MLVHAFLIKYAEIALKGKNRYRFEDALVHQMEIALSKIEGDFEVKKEQGRVYVFCPENYDYDEAVDALQHVFGIVGICPVMIYEEQGFEKLAEDVVGYMKQWHPDFNGSFKVWTRRAKKSYPISSMEVSAELGGRILDAFPEASVDVHHPELDLSVEIRDKIYVYSQTIPGAGGMPIGTNGKAMLLLSGGIDSPVAGYMIAKRGVKIDAVYFHAPPYTSERAKQKVVDLARLVAKYSGPIRLHVVNFTDIQLYIYDQCPHDELTIIMRRYMMRIAEHFAKKDRCLGLITGESIGQVASQTLQSLASTNEVCTLPVYRPVIGFDKEEIVRISRKIDTFETSIQPFEDCCTIFVAKHPVTKPNLKVIRRSEQKLSEKIDELMETALNTTEIIEIQ; translated from the coding sequence ATGTTAGTACATGCATTTCTGATCAAATATGCGGAAATTGCCCTTAAGGGAAAAAACCGCTATCGTTTTGAAGATGCTCTCGTACATCAGATGGAGATCGCACTCTCCAAGATCGAGGGAGATTTTGAAGTAAAAAAAGAGCAGGGAAGAGTTTATGTATTCTGCCCGGAGAATTATGATTACGATGAGGCTGTAGATGCGCTGCAGCATGTATTCGGTATTGTAGGCATCTGCCCGGTTATGATCTATGAAGAACAGGGCTTTGAGAAGCTTGCCGAAGATGTTGTGGGTTATATGAAGCAGTGGCATCCGGACTTTAACGGAAGCTTCAAGGTCTGGACGCGCCGCGCAAAGAAATCCTATCCGATCAGCTCCATGGAAGTCAGCGCTGAGCTTGGCGGACGTATCCTGGATGCGTTCCCGGAGGCAAGTGTAGATGTTCATCATCCGGAGCTGGATCTTTCTGTTGAGATCCGTGACAAGATTTACGTATATTCCCAGACCATTCCGGGCGCAGGCGGAATGCCCATCGGAACAAACGGAAAAGCCATGCTTCTTCTTTCCGGTGGGATCGACAGTCCGGTTGCCGGCTATATGATCGCAAAACGTGGTGTCAAGATCGATGCGGTATATTTCCATGCACCGCCCTACACCAGTGAGCGCGCAAAACAGAAGGTAGTGGATCTTGCCCGCCTGGTAGCCAAATACAGCGGACCGATCCGTCTCCATGTAGTTAACTTTACAGATATACAGCTTTATATTTATGATCAGTGTCCTCATGATGAGCTTACTATTATCATGAGAAGATATATGATGCGTATTGCCGAGCATTTCGCTAAAAAAGACCGTTGTCTCGGACTTATCACAGGTGAGAGCATCGGACAGGTTGCAAGCCAGACCTTACAGAGCCTTGCTTCTACAAATGAGGTCTGCACACTTCCGGTATATCGTCCGGTGATCGGCTTTGATAAAGAGGAGATCGTCCGTATTTCCAGAAAGATCGATACCTTTGAGACTTCTATTCAGCCGTTTGAGGATTGCTGTACCATCTTTGTAGCGAAACATCCTGTAACAAAGCCGAATCTTAAGGTGATCCGCCGTTCTGAGCAGAAGCTTTCTGAGAAGATCGATGAGCTTATGGAAACGGCTCTGAATACCACAGAGATCATTGAAATTCAGTGA
- a CDS encoding endolytic transglycosylase MltG, translating to MADTRDKVGRAGVFLAGGVFKTAVYIFIIVFLIWVGKSAYQFGYDVFNQQAMSPGEGQQVTVVIKEGASAYKVGKTLEQKGLIKDALAFTIQERMSAYHGQIKAGTYLLSTAYTPTRIIAVLSGEESKEGSNSQ from the coding sequence ATGGCAGACACAAGAGACAAGGTTGGCAGGGCCGGCGTTTTTCTGGCTGGAGGGGTATTTAAAACCGCTGTATATATCTTTATTATCGTATTTCTGATCTGGGTTGGAAAATCAGCATATCAGTTTGGCTACGATGTGTTTAACCAGCAGGCTATGAGCCCGGGAGAGGGACAGCAGGTCACGGTAGTCATAAAAGAAGGTGCCTCTGCATATAAAGTAGGCAAGACACTGGAGCAGAAGGGTCTTATCAAGGATGCGCTTGCATTTACCATACAGGAAAGAATGTCCGCATATCACGGACAGATCAAAGCAGGTACATACCTTCTCAGTACAGCTTATACACCGACCAGGATCATTGCAGTGCTGTCAGGAGAAGAGAGCAAGGAAGGATCGAACAGCCAGTGA
- a CDS encoding O-methyltransferase has product MIVEERMQTYINSLDMGNTPFLQELETKALADRVPIIRRDMQSFMRMLLALKQPKRILEVGTAVGFSTLLMCEYGPEDMEIVTIENYEKRIPVAKDNFRRAGRESQITLLEGDAGEILKNLTGTFDMIFMDAAKGQYIHWLPDVLRLMKEGSVLVSDNVLQEGDIIESHYLVERRNRTIYKRMREYLWQLTHSPVLRTSVLPLGDGAAVSVKTGEQVYETTRTIGSGEQP; this is encoded by the coding sequence GTGATCGTAGAAGAACGCATGCAGACCTATATCAATTCACTGGATATGGGGAATACTCCATTTCTGCAGGAGTTGGAGACAAAGGCACTTGCAGACCGGGTGCCGATCATCCGGAGAGATATGCAGAGCTTTATGAGGATGCTTCTGGCACTGAAACAACCGAAGCGCATTTTGGAGGTGGGGACTGCCGTAGGCTTCTCCACACTTCTTATGTGTGAGTATGGGCCGGAAGATATGGAAATTGTTACCATAGAGAATTATGAAAAAAGAATTCCTGTCGCAAAGGATAATTTCAGGCGCGCAGGAAGAGAGTCACAGATCACGCTTCTGGAGGGAGATGCCGGAGAGATCCTGAAGAATCTTACCGGAACCTTTGATATGATCTTCATGGACGCAGCCAAGGGCCAATATATCCACTGGCTTCCTGACGTGCTGAGACTGATGAAAGAGGGAAGCGTGCTGGTATCTGACAACGTGCTGCAGGAAGGGGATATTATTGAATCTCATTATCTTGTGGAACGGCGTAACCGTACAATCTATAAAAGAATGAGAGAATATCTCTGGCAGCTGACTCACAGTCCGGTGCTTCGTACATCGGTGCTTCCTCTTGGAGACGGAGCGGCTGTAAGTGTAAAAACAGGAGAACAGGTTTATGAAACGACCAGAACTATTGGTTCCGGCGAGCAGCCTTGA